A genomic region of Ewingella sp. CoE-038-23 contains the following coding sequences:
- a CDS encoding phage tail protein, with the protein MSQIESLTAFITANLPPDVMQMFESSQDNCELMRSGQALGNNQKRIGVLRYDATLSWDRFPFRVCSPGLVYALVLTWVSEHANEFHDKLQLPDPTVDPEFDDEGYCILQIVVPMADPIILREDESGDVPAQGKRWSLVDPEIWTATEAEFITQHGGKS; encoded by the coding sequence ATGAGCCAGATAGAGAGCCTAACCGCGTTTATCACTGCCAACCTGCCGCCCGACGTCATGCAGATGTTCGAAAGCAGTCAGGACAACTGCGAACTCATGCGCAGCGGCCAGGCGCTGGGAAATAACCAGAAGCGCATCGGCGTGCTGCGTTACGACGCCACGCTGTCATGGGACCGTTTTCCGTTTCGCGTCTGTTCGCCCGGTCTGGTTTATGCCCTGGTGCTGACGTGGGTCAGTGAGCACGCCAACGAGTTTCACGACAAGTTGCAGCTACCCGACCCGACCGTCGACCCGGAGTTTGACGACGAAGGCTATTGCATCCTGCAAATCGTGGTGCCAATGGCAGACCCGATCATCCTGAGAGAAGACGAGAGCGGCGACGTTCCGGCACAGGGTAAGCGCTGGTCATTGGTTGACCCTGAAATCTGGACGGCGACGGAAGCCGAATTCATTACCCAACACGGTGGTAAGTCGTGA
- a CDS encoding head completion/stabilization protein — protein sequence MSGPSFSISGKPVNYQSDAITNGVTFWPDLNLGEFQKSRTLPADLPPETAGLAVLAAIAEVNDNLADVVSHWTGKGFDQAKDVPGAKMGDENQLTAQYKKAVYARAKADLLGEFATIGRRESHPGQESSETRAGLLAEAAFVMRNMLKLPRVGVHLI from the coding sequence ATGAGTGGCCCAAGTTTCAGCATCAGCGGCAAGCCGGTGAACTACCAGTCTGACGCGATCACCAACGGCGTGACCTTCTGGCCGGATTTGAATCTTGGCGAGTTTCAAAAGTCCCGCACCCTGCCCGCTGACCTGCCACCGGAAACCGCAGGTCTTGCGGTGCTGGCAGCGATTGCCGAGGTAAACGACAACCTCGCCGACGTGGTCAGCCACTGGACGGGTAAGGGCTTTGACCAGGCCAAAGACGTGCCGGGGGCCAAGATGGGTGACGAAAACCAGCTGACTGCCCAGTACAAAAAAGCCGTATACGCCAGGGCAAAAGCCGATTTGCTGGGCGAGTTTGCCACCATTGGCCGCCGTGAGTCGCATCCGGGCCAGGAGAGCAGCGAAACCCGCGCGGGCCTGCTGGCCGAGGCCGCTTTCGTCATGCGCAACATGCTGAAACTGCCGCGCGTCGGGGTGCATCTAATATGA
- the gpM gene encoding phage terminase small subunit, with amino-acid sequence MAMSPCQRHRARIKAAETLDKREALTSSPVSFHLQKLELESDVAHLRSLPRTEDRVEMKRDELLPRWLPTVEAYIAGDKRYANPALVYCVIWLLDTGEIEKALDWADIAIGEGQDMPDNFKSTMPAFIADTVLEWATVEAASGHSIEPFFSRTFNNIRDKWRLHEDINAKWFKFAGLYLLRDHNGDPRATAVEDVDTLEKADELLAQAEKYNKNAGVKTMRAKIRARINGLTAE; translated from the coding sequence ATGGCTATGTCCCCGTGTCAGCGCCACCGCGCACGCATCAAGGCCGCCGAAACGCTGGACAAGCGCGAGGCGCTCACTTCATCACCGGTGAGTTTCCATTTGCAAAAACTGGAACTGGAAAGCGATGTCGCGCACCTGCGCAGCCTGCCGCGCACAGAAGACCGCGTCGAGATGAAACGCGACGAACTGTTGCCGCGCTGGTTGCCGACCGTGGAAGCGTACATCGCCGGTGATAAGCGTTACGCAAATCCGGCCCTGGTGTACTGCGTGATTTGGCTGCTCGACACGGGGGAAATCGAAAAGGCGCTCGACTGGGCTGATATCGCTATCGGCGAAGGCCAAGACATGCCGGACAACTTCAAAAGCACGATGCCCGCATTCATTGCCGACACCGTGCTGGAGTGGGCGACGGTCGAGGCCGCCAGCGGTCACAGCATCGAACCGTTTTTCAGCCGGACGTTTAACAACATCCGCGACAAATGGCGACTGCATGAAGACATCAACGCCAAGTGGTTCAAGTTTGCGGGGCTTTACCTGCTGCGCGACCACAACGGCGACCCCCGCGCCACGGCGGTGGAAGATGTCGACACGCTGGAAAAGGCCGACGAACTGCTGGCGCAGGCCGAAAAGTACAACAAAAACGCGGGTGTAAAGACCATGCGGGCGAAAATTCGCGCCCGTATTAATGGCCTCACAGCCGAGTAA
- a CDS encoding phage major capsid protein, P2 family: MRLTPKAEALIRKYAAGLAKANGQQDTSRYFSLTPPKETQLRDALLQQSEFLQLVNVMDVDQVNGQVVSTGKPGIYTGRKKEGRFTRPMGVDGNEYKLVETDSGSYLPYSLLVIWANSGSEEEFFQRIQAFSNESFALDMLRVAFNGTSAADDTDPETNPNGEDVNIGWHQIVKTRTPAQVITGDITIGGAGADFMGLDAAVTDLVHTSIYEPFRNDPRLVVLVSADLIGADATTMMNMVDRPTEKVAAQLINRQIAGRTAYTPPFMPEGRLIVTTLDNLHIYTQAGTRKRKAEWNDDRKRFENSYLRMEGYAVEHDELYAAYDKLTLATGTTEPDGDA, from the coding sequence ATGCGTTTAACACCCAAAGCCGAGGCGTTAATCCGAAAATATGCCGCAGGTCTGGCAAAGGCCAACGGCCAGCAGGACACCTCGCGCTATTTCTCGCTGACGCCGCCGAAAGAAACGCAGCTACGCGATGCGCTGCTGCAACAGTCCGAGTTCTTGCAGTTGGTCAACGTGATGGACGTCGACCAGGTCAACGGTCAGGTTGTCAGCACCGGCAAGCCGGGCATCTATACCGGCCGTAAAAAAGAGGGCCGCTTCACCCGTCCGATGGGCGTTGACGGTAACGAGTACAAGCTGGTTGAGACGGATTCAGGCTCTTACCTGCCGTATTCCCTGCTGGTTATCTGGGCCAACTCAGGCAGCGAGGAAGAATTCTTCCAGCGCATTCAGGCATTCAGCAATGAGTCGTTTGCCCTCGACATGCTGCGCGTCGCCTTCAACGGTACCAGCGCCGCCGACGACACCGACCCGGAGACCAATCCGAACGGTGAGGACGTCAACATCGGTTGGCACCAGATTGTTAAAACGCGCACGCCTGCACAGGTTATTACCGGTGATATCACCATCGGCGGTGCCGGTGCCGATTTTATGGGCCTTGACGCAGCGGTCACCGACTTGGTGCATACCAGCATCTATGAGCCGTTCCGCAATGACCCGCGCCTGGTTGTTCTGGTCTCCGCTGACCTTATCGGCGCTGACGCCACCACCATGATGAACATGGTTGACCGTCCGACTGAGAAAGTGGCCGCGCAGCTAATCAACCGTCAGATTGCGGGCCGAACGGCTTACACGCCGCCGTTTATGCCGGAAGGTCGTTTGATCGTCACCACGCTGGACAACCTGCACATCTATACCCAGGCAGGCACCCGTAAGCGTAAGGCCGAATGGAATGATGACCGCAAGCGCTTTGAAAACAGCTATCTGCGCATGGAAGGTTACGCCGTCGAGCATGACGAACTGTATGCCGCTTACGACAAGCTGACGTTAGCGACCGGCACCACCGAACCAGACGGAGACGCATAA